The Candidatus Eisenbacteria bacterium genomic interval CTGAGCGGTCGTTCCTGGGAGAAGCAGGTCTCCGCGCTGCTCGACCCGGGCCACCGGGTCATCACCTACGATCGCAGAGGATTCGGCGGCTCGAGCAGGCCGGCGTCGGGCTACGACTACGACACCCTCGCCGAGGATCTGCACAAGATCATGACGAAGCTCAACCTGCGTGACGCCACGCTGGTTGGCTTTTCGATGGGTGGCGGCGAAGTGGCGCGCTACCTCGGCACCTACGGATCCGATCGGGTGAGCAAGGCGGTCTTCATCGCCGCGATCCCTCCCTTTCTTCTCAAGACCCCGGACAACCCGAGCGGCGTGGACGGCACGGTTTTCGACGGGATCAAGAAGGGCATCGTCGCGGACCGGCTGGCGTTTCTTTCCGCTTTTCTCTCAAATTTCTACAATGTGGATGTCTTGGGAGGCAAGCTGATCAGCGACCAGGCCGTTCAGTTCAGCTGGAACGTCGCGG includes:
- a CDS encoding alpha/beta hydrolase, giving the protein MPYATVGKENSGSIDLYYEDHGAGKPVVLIHGWPLSGRSWEKQVSALLDPGHRVITYDRRGFGGSSRPASGYDYDTLAEDLHKIMTKLNLRDATLVGFSMGGGEVARYLGTYGSDRVSKAVFIAAIPPFLLKTPDNPSGVDGTVFDGIKKGIVADRLAFLSAFLSNFYNVDVLGGKLISDQAVQFSWNVAAGASPKGTLDCVSAWLTDFRKDLARIDVPTLVIHGDSDRIVPLAATGKLTHELVKKSRLAVIEGGPHGLTWTHAERVNIELLEFLGQKKDSAKKLAGAAR